The proteins below are encoded in one region of Oncorhynchus clarkii lewisi isolate Uvic-CL-2024 chromosome 33, UVic_Ocla_1.0, whole genome shotgun sequence:
- the LOC139392704 gene encoding beta-crystallin A1-like — protein MALTNPMNPVNPMPMGPWKITVYDQEYFQGKRMEFTACCQNIMECGMENIRSLKVECGAWVGYEHSSFCGQQFVLEKGDYPRFEAYSGSNSYRIERMISFRPICSASHKESRMTIYEKENMIGRQFEMCDDYPSLQAMGWFNNEVGSMHIQSGAFVCYQFPGYRGHQYIMECDCHGGEYKCYREFGSHAQTPQIQSIRRIQH, from the exons ATGGCTCTGACCAACCCAATGAACCCTGTGAACCCCATGCCCATGGGCCCATGGAAGATCACAGTGTACGACCAGGAGTACTTCCAGGGAAAGCGTATGGAGTTCACTGCCTGCTGCCAGAACATCATGGAGTGTGGCATGGAGAACATCCGCTCCCTGAAGGTCGAGTGTGGAGC CTGGGTTGGGTATGAGCACTCCAGTTTCTGTGGCCAGCAGTTTGTCCTGGAGAAGGGAGACTACCCCCGTTTTGAGGCCTACAGCGGCAGCAACTCCTACCGCATCGAGAGGATGATCTCGTTCAGACCCATCTGCTCCGCT agccacAAGGAGTCCCGTATGACCATCTATGAAAAGGAGAACATGATTGGTCGCCAGTTTGAGATGTGTGATGACTACCCCTCCCTGCAGGCCATGGGCTGGTTCAACAACGAGGTTGGATCCATGCACATCCAGAGCGGAGC cttCGTGTGCTACCAGTTCCCCGGCTACCGTGGCCACCAGTACATCATGGAGTGTGACTGCCACGGAGGAGAGTACAAGTGTTACCGTGAGTTTGGCTCCCACGCCCAGACCCCTCAGATCCAGTCTATCAGGAGGATTCAGCACTGA